The sequence TTGTTTAATGCATAATTTTTTGGGGGAAATAATTTATTTGCGCGCATAACGAAACAACTAGGAGCACTCAAGAAGCCTCCTGCCTTCACGGCTCCTATCATCCTTTAAGGTGCACTGCTCCTACATTGACGCTTTTCGTTATGGCACCTACTGATTTTTCTTGGCGATTGTTTATGTAAATTTGGGCACGCTTCCTCTATGCAGCGGAGAACGTCATGTAACATATCTGACGCAATCATCAATGCACCATTATGAAGTGGCTTTGGCTGCCGCTTTATTATTCCGATTAATAATTGACTGTACCTCGGCGATTCCAACAGTATCCCTGATTTTACAAGAGTAGCCACGCCATCCTTGCCCGCATGCCCGAATTCTCGGGAAGACCAAGAATCCATTTCCGCAAACCTGTGAAGACTAGGCAAGTGCTGACAAGGACGGCACCAGACACGGTATAGTGATCAGGCACTTCACCGAAGAACGCCACCTGCCAAGCAAACACGAATATTATGTCAGCGGCTGATCGAACCATCGACACGGGTCCAgcctgttctagctgtagggcacGCGTCAGAAGTAGCTGCCCACCGAAGCTGAAAGCACCAAGAGCAACGAGCAGGCAGCCGTCAAAGGCCGTGCGGGGAAGCACCAACGACGTGGTAAGCAGGGCGATGGCACCTGTCTCCAGAATAGCGACCCAGGCGAAGTTGAACATTATTACCGAGTGGTGGATGTCTCGGAGCCTGCGCACCACAATGTAGACGCTCGCGCCAAACACTGTCGAAGAAAGAGCAGCGATCACCCCGCGACTCTGCAGGAATCTTGCTTCTGACACTCCGCCGAAAAGTAATGGTAACTTTGTGATCAGCGCAAGACCAACCAGGGTGACAAGCACAGCAACTACGTGAAAAAGACCGCACGGTTCCTTGAGGAAGATCCTTGCTAGCGCGGACACGAACACGGGTACGCTGAAGATGATGACAGACGCGTCGGCGATGGGCATGTGGTGGATGGCGTAGAACCGCAGGAACAGGCTCGTGGCTCCCAGAAGGCCTCGCAAGACGAGCAGCGCCCGCACGCCTTCTGTCCCGAGTGGATGCATGCGACTGATCATCACCAGGGGCGCAGTGAACATCAGTATTCCCAGGAAGCGCACCACTCCAAGCTCAGCCGCTGGGATGTAGCTGCAATGTCGTCTTAGGCTACATCAACAGTACAAAAACACAATAGACATGCTGCGCCCTAGAACAAGCATGACAGTATTAAAAATGAGGAGTGCGGAAATAGAACAAGACTATATAATGAATTCTGTCAGCAAAACCCAACTTCAAACTAAGGAAAACGCAGTTCTTTGAGAAAGATAAAGCAAACATTGATATTCTCCTCAATCCAAACGTTTAGTTAGGATCAAGGTGAACATCTGCAAGCAAACCCCTAACTTGAGATGTCACGCACAGATAAAATACACATTGAGCGTAGCCTTGGTTCTGTGAGTGAAAGCAGTATAAGATGAAGCATTTGCAATTCTACAATAATTAAAGGGCCCACTTTGACGTAGTTAAATGGTCTCTCGCAGATAATGCTTATTCGATTTGATTTATCGATTTCTTGTGGCTTCTAACAGCCTTGTGGCCTTGCCAGCATTTCTTTATGTCATATGCATCACACTTTTGCACATTGGAAGGAAGGTACtgcaaaagaaaaacatttgtgAAATGAATAATAGCGCAGCGCATAACCAAAATGGCATGACAAAGTTGACCATGAATACTACGACTACAACACTACACAAGAATGTAAAGAAACTCTCATTTAATATCATAGAAAAGGATCCCTGTTGAGAAACATATAATCGTTTGTTTCATGCAGTCATGGCACAGAGCAAATTAAACGAACATCTAGATCAAATTTGTGCGTACACTTACTTTTGCGAGATTGTATGCGAAAGCGCAATGACGTTAACAGTGTGGTATATGTCGAGATCACCTCGCAGAACTTGGTGTTTGAATATCATCTAGCAAGAAGGCCGTCTTCCATGCATAATAACAAGATCCAAGTCTGCCAATATCAGCTCATAAGTATAAAACCAGGATCGGTTCCTGTACCTGACGTGAAAAACGCGTACAAACTTACACTGTAGTTTTCCAACTAAGTTCCTTTATGAAAGTGATATACAGTTCAAAATAACTGATGCAAACTGCAGCCGTGAACAAACCAGCCAGCCATAAAAATCACGAGAacgcatattgacacgtgtacttatctctatcgggcgaccacgtttcgctgcctaacgaatgtaatcgcgcagcgcgggacgcgcctgcatgtatcccaagtttctggaaagttatcggtgcttctacccggctgtctgttgtcgccgaaccttgtgttatctgatttcatcacgtgacgcgaatggtatagaacttcgtggaaggcacgcgcgttcgaacgattagtctggaacattcgacgactgctatataaaagccgacgcgcttgggccgctgatcagattttcgacgatcgccgaccgtgtttgccgctatcgttgtgctataagtgtagcctgtttttgtgggcacaggttcgcccaataaaagttagttttgtctttcacagtactgctactgtgttcttgaacgacACCACTACGTCACATTTTCTTTGTTAACCTTGAAACTCATCCCGAAACCCAATGACTTAATTTCACTACCTCAAGCTTCCTAGTGAACGacataactgttttttttttttcagtctaaaATTACGCATGTTGATTAAACCATTTTTCAATGAAACTGATGTCACGTATAAAGTGGCACTTATTCGAGCTTACCACTCTGCGATACAGATTGAGATTCTCGGTCAACAGTAAGAGTTCGGAATGCTCTCTACAGAATGGCTAATCATAAGAAACACTGAGAAGAGCAGTGGCGCAATGTAGAACACGGTGGCACTCCAGAGAAAGGCAGCAAGGTGTCAGAATGGCCAAGCAAGAACTTCCCCAGATCCTGGCGGTTGGCAGGTAGCAAGCCAACTACAAAAACAATGTCGACATAACCCAATCTCCCTTAATTTCGAGAACAGCATGTGGCAAAAACGTCATGAAGTGCTTCGTTCATGTCGTAACGCACTGTCCCAATGTCACCATGCTTTAATACTACTAGTGGGCTATAGCCAAGAAAAACATACAAATTTGTTTTTACTGCTGTTGGTCTGTGAAAGCCATGTTGCGCGGGCGAGAACATTTGCtttaagggcccctgaaacggtttggacaaattttctAGACGCCTGCGgtgcagctaaagttaatcattcgcaccacaatttgtgtggaGCGTCTCATATAAAGaaagctacggacgattacaagttactcttctccatagccatgcattttctccccAACTCGATCGCCGAGTGATTGGGGTTACGCTCCGCTTTTACTTGCTCTGCATTATGATGGCCCGTCGTGTCGTCTACCTTCGATTGTTAGGAGCGAGCTCGTGAAGCCTCTATAAGATCTTCACCAGCTGCTTAGcagtcaaccccaagcgagagctatcgaagcagcgagCGTTGCCAGCATTCTGTCGCAGAGCCCAACTGGTCTGATATTCCGATTGCCACAGGTGAGCTGGGATTTTCGACGGATGGGTGgcggcataaactcaagctgatgatggagctttagcgtagacgtacgtgagcggcctaattggtctgcacggtccagccacctggtggcgcacaGCTTCACCAGCCGAacaaacagctaatattgctctaactgtaaagcattttaaacatttacaaaaacaacctgTTAACCATTACGCTCCTGCGAGAAATTTACACCGGCAGCAAAGAAAAATCTagaccatgcagaccattcacgtttgGGCTTCTGCTCATCCCCGGAAACGGcatggtcaaacggccaggcccagtCCCTTTGCGCTtacgtttacccgaataccggactcgcgaaacgtaATTGGGGTactaatcctccggtgtaaagtgactgCCGCAAATGCGCAAATCTTGGCGCCGATGGAACAGCGGCAGTCCAATGCTACGCAGCCACtccactcgtctgctgccttgcagcggGGCACGGtatcgcagcttgacatatgccagtcgctacgtttccAGCCCAAAAGTAACAAACGCGAATCATGGTGCTCTCGAAAAGACTGAGATGTACACTGACCACACAGCTcacgtcaaaatggagcacgttgtaacaccaGCAGACGATGCTCGCTGTGTGCCTTAAGTGCTCAACGGTAGTGAGAAATTATTCCTGCGCATATTATttctgttcatttcttttttacacCGAAGCTCTGTACCTCTGcggtccaaggaaattttcgtgtcgttggtgtggtaagcaaaaaacaccccatacgtgggccgataccggagatAGCGGaaggccgggccgacccacgtcggaggtgaagcaggcattaagcactccccatacgtaagctgattccgaagatagtgcaatgccgggccaacacGCCGAGGTGCTAAAGCACGCGTTAAAAACTGCccatgcgtggaccgatcccgaaagtagtacaatgccgggtcgacctgcggtggaggtgaagcaggcgttaagcactccccaaacatgagctgatcccgaagatattgcaatacagggccgactggcggcggaggtgaagcagacgttaagaaCTCCCTagacgtgggctgatcccgaaaaaagtgcaatgccgggcccacccacggtggaggtgaagcaggcgttaagcactcgccatacatgGGCTGATtctgaagatagcgcaatgcaGGGCCGACTGGGAGCgcaggttaagcaggcgttaagcacttcccatacgtgggccgagcccgaagatagtgcaatgccgggccgacccgcgccggaggtgaagcaggcgttaagcacaccccatacgtgggccgatccgtgAGATAGTGGTATTGCCGGCCGACCCgaagcggaggtgaagcatgcgttaagcattcgccatacgggggccgatcacGAAGGTAGTGTTAAGCCCGGTCGACCCGCTGCGGAAGTGAAGTTGGCGTTAAGTACTCGGCCCTATATAtggatcgatcccgaagatagtgcaataccgacccggCCCACAGCGCAGGTCAAGCAGGCAttaggcactccccatgcgtgggccaatcccgaatatAGTACAATGGCtggccgacccgaggcggaggtgaagcctgcgttaagcactccccatacgtgggctcatcccgaagatagtccaataccggcccgacctggggcggaggtgaatcaggcgtttagcattccccatgcgtgggcagatcccaaagttagtgcaataccgggccggcccgcggcggagttgaagtaggcgttaagcacaccccacgcgtgggccgatcgcgaacatagtgcaataccggcccgacccaccGCGAAGGTAAATCAGGCGTTTAGCGTTCCCCATACGTGACcagatcccgaaggtagtgcaataccggcctcACCCCTGgcagaggtgaagtaggcgttaagcactgcacATACGTCGGCCGATATTGAAGATAGTCCAGTACCCGCCCGACCCACCGCGTAGGTGAAACAGGCGTTTAGCACTCCCCAAACGTGGCcagatcccgaaggtagtgcgatACCGATCCGACCCCTGGCAGAGGTGAATGAGGCATTAAACACTCCcaatatgtgggccgatcccgaagacagtgcaatgcctggccgacctcGGGCGGCGATGAAGCAAGCGTTAaccactcctcatacgtgggccgatcccgaagatagtgtaatgcggGCCCGAGCCACCGCGgatggaggtaaagcaggcgttaagcactccccaaacgtgggccgatcccgaagatagtgcactgccTGGCCGACCTGGGCCGGAgatgaagcatgcgttaagcattCCTCATACGTGAGCCAATCCCCAAGATGGTGTAATGCagggccgaccggcggcggaggtgcagttcgccattaaagggacactaaaggttaccataaCGTCAAGTtgaagtgataaagcaatgctctagagcGTCTAAgacgtcaatataatcgcgaacaaagctttagtaagcgagaaattgaggtaaaatTCATGCCACGATTTGAGactccccagcgacattccggtattagcccgatgacgaaggcactcctcatcataatttatgtgagtagtactcaactactcgtattaaaaagttcatttcattagattataaaaCGGAAGGCagtgctacttgtctacgtctattcgattcgaagaaaaaataacattttgacgttacccttgagtagtatgggtgatcgaaaggtttcgttttcactcgactctgcgcgctcgactttgcgccgcgcacgctttggagtttcagttgtttctttatcccgtcgtgctgcggtggtcctgctggctcgcgaaacttgcatttggaacaagcagtgaGATGGCCACGTCCATGGGATGTCGTGGGATGcacgaacggtccgcggaacttggccaagggcagttgcagcggcgactccaacgttacttatcactgtatgCCAACGAGTgtacctctccgttcgaagtggttaagtgccgtacctctgccacagcgcgctggcaaagagacgaaaaatcacgtagtgtgctcgctgcactttcgtccagaggattacgagttcaacgccgacttactgaaatcgtgtggagtgcctttcaaagcaggccgccgtcgtagtagcaaagacgccggcagcgcgagccctcagcagcaggtgaCGCTCATCaatgcttaaatcgctgaactcgagcccagcatctcGAGCCAATGTGTCGTAGTCAGGGTCGTCCACTGCAACGAGCGCCCAAGTTGGCGtcgtaaaataaagaaccagcttatcgtcgcgcgctttcccttccactagccaccatagttccgctttcgcgctgctgtcagctctgtcttggctctgtttctggccgcgcgtttgcgttttgtgcagaaaagacGCAGCGGCGTCTGCGgaagccgttttactcaccgacggcgccacgtcactatgagaccaggACATcaacactcctcgatcggagggtgggtgatttgaactgcgttagaggtacgcggacgcttcagaacgcattttctcttaaaataagtctcttcgcacaaaacaagcgtttcgaggtttctgggacgGTATTCGAACAGTCCACgctgacttaatattaacctttagtgtacctttaagggccatccttcttcacagagtagaaagGCACTGAGTTCGTATAGAAACGAATTAACTAACGTTCCCATATTACGAACATTTGTTCGCCGTAAAGTTTGAAAAATAATCGATTACGCACCCTGAGCAGCCAATGGGATAGACGGTCCTACTCGCGTCATTAGGGCAATTTAAGTCGAATTGTTAGGTGCGactgaaaattcagccgagcgtAATGTTGCGACCTGCACTCATGTACATTTGTAAAACCTTATAATATATagacgctttacgcggagcacttagatatgTCAATTAATGACCCTGAAGTACCTACTCTAAttactcagtacgtttgtacgaAATCGTCAAAATAGTTTCAAATTTTCTTTAAATTAAAAATTTAGGCAATTATAAATAGCAATGTTAAAACTTTTTGAGAAACCACAAGGAAGGGAGCCAGGACGAAAAATATTGATATTGAAGGAGGTCCCAGATTTAGTTACCGATACATCCAGTGCTAATGTCCAATGGAACGGAAAACTACGGATTCCTAAAGATAGACTGAACAAGAACGTTAAGACGGTAGCGAACATTTCAGTAAAGTGTGATTATGAAGTTAGGAATGCTGTAACTACCAGCAGTCAGCTTCGGCGTCAGCTCGCGCACTGATTTGAATATTTTGTCTACCGCTATGGGTGCACTTGCTCAGCAATCAACATTGTCCAAAAGATCGATGCTTGCAGGCCTTATCTATGTTGATGTCCCTAGTGTCACATGTATTTGACCTCTCCCTTCGCTTTGGCTCAGTACGATGAACGCTTAGTAGCTTTACTGCAGTCATCCTGAAGTCTCGCTTGATAAAGGTTTCATAAGAAGTgagaattttttttctatgcCTCTGCAAATGGCGAGTGTACGATACTAGTATTCAGTCTAGTGATCTGTACAGTTTATGACACCTCTGTTTCTTTCGCAGGTAATACTTGAAGTCCGCAGGAAACAATGACGGAAGTTTTGGTTTCCTACAGTGAAGTAACGCAATAAATTTTGCCACAGCGCCTTCAACAGTTGATATAAGCTGATGAGTGAAAGCCTCAACAGCCGTTTAATTGAACAGAGAAGCGCAGACAGTGCTATTCAGAGGGCTACTTGTGCCGCTCCCACTGCTTTTCGTGCCTCGCTCCGACGCTGCGGCCTAGGCAACCCGTTCCGTCCTTTACCCTTTCCTCAAACGGGCGATACTCCCTCTCCACCGTTCGGCAGGAGCGAAGTCCGCGCAGTTCCGCCgatgcgttttattttttctttcggcGATGAGCTTGCGACTCTCCGCAACTCAACTCGGTCGGGGACGACGCCGCACGTGTGATTGCAGATCCACGCTAGGTAAGCCTCTTGTTTGTTTTCCCCATTTTGCGGTTTCCGCCTCAGCCGTGCGGGACGCTCGGCTGCTGTGGTTTTGTTCGTGTATCTTGCTGTTGTCATTGTTGGTGTCTTTAACTCACGTGAATAAACGCCTTAAGTTAATGACTCACCGTGCCCCCTGGCTTGTAGCTGCCGTGGTGGATAGTCACCGCGTGCTAGGGGCCGCAGGTCTGACTTGAAGAGCTACTGTGAAAACGCTTGTGAGTGACCACCTCATGCCGCCCATAGAACAGCCACGTTAGCATGCGCGAATTTGAGTAACACCGCTAAACTCATTCCACACAATGAACAGCAGAAAGCAATATATTGTTGTGGCGCAACCATGAGGGGCGCCAGTTTGAtaaagacgatttgacgtgtggAGGTGGAATTAGTCtcaacagccatcttgtttatgcatcgttgccTGTCTTGTAAATATTGCAGAGACATCCTGACAGGCGACTTCTGCAACGTTACAAATTGGTGAGAGCTGCGGAGTACCCACGAGAAACaaaaacggagctccgcagtgatTGTCACCTCGGACTGGAGAACAATACAGTTGAAATGCGATTCCAAATGGCGTGGCACACATCAACCCCTACAACCCCGATGGTTGTACTGGCTCAGCCGCGGGATACAGGAACGTACTACAGCATTGACCAGCTCAACGTAGAAGGATGAATCGTCAGGAATGAGCgtgtaagtgcccacaacaaatgtgGTCCGACGATAACGTAGGATAACTTTGTCTTCTACCTACAAGGcacggcgaaggtgtggtatTACGACCAGGAGGAAGAGCTTAACGAATGGGACGCGTACAAACAGAAGCTGAGAGACTTGGTCGGTTTCCCGCCGGGTGGCAGAGCACCGGTAAGAAAAGCGAACGACCCGAACACAAACGTCCATAGAATCGAACGCCTCTTACTTCCACGTCATGCTGGCTCCGTGCCGCAAGGCCGACAGCGATATGGCTCAGTCAGACAAGGTTGCGCGTGTACAGAAGGGGATCGCTGATGAAGATGTTAACCTGTTCATGTGCAAAAAGTGTCAAACAGTAAAGGACCTGGTAATAGAGTGTCAACGTTTTAGCCCACCAGGAGCCACCCCATTGCAACGCCGTTCGCCCGCCTCCCGAATACACCTGTAACAACCTCTTGAGCCTACGGGCTAGGAGTGCAGCGATCATCACCAACAGATCACTTGACGTGGATAGTGCGGCGAGAGCTTGAAGCCATGGCTGCTGCAGCATTTTTTCCCGCCCCAGTGAGCCAAACAActtgcccaaagcaccatttgagCATGCAATAGCCCTTGAACAACTCGCTAATATTGGAGTTCATTCTGTACGCCCCGTTGCCGCTTAAAAGATGTCTCATGATCCAGTACCATCGGCTGGCCCGCGGTGTCCTGCACGATACCGAAATCCAGCCGATTGGCGAACCGGAGACGATCGGTCAATCTGTTTGGCCGGCCCACGCATGGGTCACATTGCTCGCCATTGTAACAACCCTACTGTCTCCTCCTCTATGCGACCACCATTGGCCAGTTATTATCGGCCCGAACATTGCGAGCGTCGTTACCAGCCTCCattgccaatgcagcagccaaaCAATGACACTCGTGCTCCTTGGAACAGTCCTTCGTCATTATTCCGTCGCCACCAGGCCCGTTCGCCACCAGCTTGTCGACCATCGTCCCTGTCGCCGCAGGCTCGTTGCTGACCGTCCCCGATGCAGCTCCGACGCCCGTCTCTGGAAAACTAAGCGATGCAGTTGCcgaaggtgacgctgcattgaaaACTCGACCACAAAACCCTCTGATCACTTTTCCAATCAAACAGAACTTGATGGACGTTTTAGTCGATGGCGTCAGCGTCCCAGCACACTCATTGACAGTGGCGCACATGTATCAGCGCTGAGTGCGCAATTGCCGCCGACACCTGAATAAAGCTCTTATACATTCTTCATCAAGCACCCACCGCGTCGCGGCCAGACGAACTACAATTGTGCTTGATGTGTGCACCGCTCGCATTGGCATCGCGGGGCGCCTGACGACTGTTTTTCTTCTGTATTGGAACAGGGTCCCTGAGCTTGGCTATACTTGCTATACTGTGCTTGGAATAGCACAGGGAACAGGGTCCCTGTGCTTTGGCTTTGACTTTTTATCGTCCCATGCAGCCCTATTTGTTTGCACGTCTAtagtgtcattcagcttgaactgccCCACGGCTGCTATAGTCCACCAGTCACACAACAACAGTTTTGCTCTCCCGAAGACATCCGCCTGTCGCCTCAAACCACTATCTACGTCACTCTACTGTCGTTGCCGTTTGTTCCTGACGGCGTCTATGGGCTATGTCCCACTGCtgacatactgcttgaaagaaatttggccgTTTCTCATACTGTGCTCACTGATACAGGAAATCAGACTTCGCTCCTTCTTCTTAATTTTAACTGCTACACTGAAATGGTGTCGAGAGGCATGTCTTTGGACGACATCTAGCCTGTGAACGATAGCGAGATATCGGCTCTTGACGCCGAAATCATGTCGCCCTCTACAAGAACCTCTGGTTCACTGACTATGAAAGACGAACTTAGTACAATCACTGCACGTGATCTTCCGGGGAAAGCTGCTGACATCTGCCGTCTCTTGGAAACAtaccgcgacattttttttttaccttgacggCTGCTCTTTAGCTCGGACATCGGTGGTCAGCCGTCATAGTTACACCAGAGACGCCAATCCGATATGCTGCCGGCCGTACCGTGTTTAATGACAAGTCATAGAACGAGAAGTCGATAAGATGTTGAGTGGAGCCGttatcgaaccttcttgcagactgtgggcgtcccctgttgctCCCGTCACGAATAACAATGGCAGCTTGCGCTTTTGGGTGGATTACGGCCACCTCCATAAGATTGCGCATAAAGATGTCTACCCCTGGCCAAGTTTTCATGACACCTTAGACTGTTTGCATGAAGAAAACTACTTTTCGTTGATAGACCTCCGATCGGGCTATTGGTAAATCTCGGTAGATGACACGGTTTGTGAGGAAACGGCCTCGTAACACCTGACGGCCTCTACCAGCTCAAGGCTACGCCATTCGGCCTTTGTAATGCCACGGCaaccttcgaaagaatgatgAACTCCTTACTTCGCGGCTAGAAATGGTCCACATGTGTGTGTTTACTAGACGATGTCATAATCTTTTCACCAACTTTCAGGAGTAATCTAAAGCGTCTATTGGCTATTCTTGCTACTTTCCGACGCGCCGGCTTGCAACTGAACCGCTTCTTTTACTACATCTCCGGGATTgctaatgatattaccctgcttatctttcagcgcaCACACCTTGTTTtgtgctatgccaagtttccttctaaCTTCTTTATTGCTGCGTCCATTTTACTACTTCCTCCGTCTTGCTCACGCCTTCATTTCATATATCTCGTATTTTCTCCTTATTCATCAGTTTggacagttcagcgaattctatttgatttcttgagttggacactttcattctttgtcgtttctgtattaggtcctttgttacttggaacAGGTTACCTACTGCTTGCCTTTGGTGgcttacttcccacttcaaatgCTCTTTCCGAATGCAGCCTAGTTATGACTTCATTCACGAGCTCTATCATCTTCACCTCTTTCTTCTAAGGCTgtgtatttgtttgcaagtacaagCCTAAATTGGTTTGCTTTTACGTTGACTGCGTCTTGGATATCCGGTTTCTTCCTGAAcagttttactttttctttctaaaAATTGAAGCGAATCCTAGACCTCATAAATCtaggatcactgcactttacgctACCTAACACTTCTAAATCCTGCACTATTCTGTGATCGGTAGAAATTAAGAAATGTATCTCATTTCTCGTTTCACCATTACGACTTTTCCAGGAACACTTTCTGCTGCTAGTCTTCCTGAAGAAGGTCGGCATTATTTGCAGATTATTCTTTTATGCTAATTCTACCAGAATCTCTCCCCTAGCGTTcatagaatcgacgccgtagttcaccaacctgcttttcccccactgcTGCATTAAAGCCCCCCAGTACTACGGTATACCGAGTTCgaacttttctcatcgctaattcgacATCTTATAAAACTGACCTATTTCACCATCGTCATGACTGAAGGTtgaagcgtaggcttgtactagcTTTATTCAagacctcttattaagttttattatgactactgctaccctctcattatagctgtagaattcgtcagtgttgcccgctattTTCTTATGGAATAGGAATCcgaccccgtattgcttcttatctccGCGTCCTCTATTGCAGAgaacgtggccgttagtcagcacggcataagcctcaccagttgttCTATCCTAAGGTCAATGATATCATAAGCAATGCCTGGTAGATCCTCAAAGCCCCCTGCTAAGCTACCCTCACTCTACAGCGTTCGAGTGTTAATGGTTGACAGGGTCAGTCTCTATTGGTGGCCTGTCCGTGTCTAGCGAATAATAGCACCCTCTGCAATggtacaggtctgaccgccacttTGGTCCGGTTCACCGCAGCTGCTGGGTCAGAGAGCCGTTGGTTGATGGAATGAGTTATTCTGGAgagagtggccgaatactgcatcaAGGATGTGAATTCCTCTTATTGTGACGGAGGGTTTTGTTGTAGATTAGTGGGTCTTTCTGATTTGGTTGTATCTGGACTATTGTAGAGCCACTGGATCTCGGCATCTGTTGCTGGTGTCAGGCGCACCTTTAAGCCAGGACATGTAGTGTAGTATAATTattgaaagaaagaagacacagtaCTTTGGAAAACGGGTTGGTCACAAGACAAGCATTTCTTCCGTGTCCACTCCTTTCTGTTCTATTCTCTTTTTTGCGATAAATAT comes from Dermacentor andersoni chromosome 9, qqDerAnde1_hic_scaffold, whole genome shotgun sequence and encodes:
- the LOC126529687 gene encoding solute carrier family 35 member G1-like, translated to MFTAPLVMISRMHPLGTEGVRALLVLRGLLGATSLFLRFYAIHHMPIADASVIIFSVPVFVSALARIFLKEPCGLFHVVAVLVTLVGLALITKLPLLFGGVSEARFLQSRGVIAALSSTVFGASVYIVVRRLRDIHHSVIMFNFAWVAILETGAIALLTTSLVLPRTAFDGCLLVALGAFSFGGQLLLTRALQLEQAGPVSMVRSAADIIFVFAWQVAFFGEVPDHYTVSGAVLVSTCLVFTGLRKWILGLPENSGMRARMAWLLL